A single genomic interval of Macadamia integrifolia cultivar HAES 741 chromosome 6, SCU_Mint_v3, whole genome shotgun sequence harbors:
- the LOC122082250 gene encoding protein FAR1-RELATED SEQUENCE 5-like — protein sequence MDICLVDDGKYKCREFVREHNHELHITSTVHMMRSQRNMLDIHKQEIDLADDSGIRPRSTVELMGSLMKYLVTQTRNNPSFTYSFQLDSEKQITKIFWADPKMIIDYAQFRDVVSFDTTFRTNKECRPFGLFAGFNHHRGYTVFRAALLYDETVESFEWLFEQTVSIKYVVTHFKELACTCMKFETDGILCCHCLKVLDVLDIKRIPEYYILKRWTRGARTIVVNDSRGKEVEQDDGIGDSISHISSQASAAHQSLDEDYI from the exons ATGGACATATGTTTGGTTGATGATGGAAAATACAAATGCCGTGAATTTGTGAGGGAACATAATCATGAGCTTCATATTACATCAACAGTTCATATGATGCGTTCACAGAGGAATATGTTAGACATACACAAACAAGAAATTGATTTGGCAGATGACTCGGGGATCAGGCCTAGATCCACAGTTGAGTTGATGG GTAGTTTGATGAAGTACTTAGTTACCCAAACTAGGAACAACCCATCTTTCACATACTCGTTTCAACTGGATAGTGAAAAACAAATAACTAAGATATTTTGGGCTGATCCAAAGATGATCATTGACTACGCACAATTTAGAGATGTAGTCAGCTTTGACACTACATTTCGCACCAACAAAGAGTGTAGGCCGTTTGGGTTGTTTGCTGGATTCAATCATCATAGAGGGTACACTGTATTCAGAGCCGCACTTTTATATGATGAAACAGTGGAATCTTTCGAATGGCTGTTTGAG CAAACTGTTAGTATAAAGTATGTGGTAACCCACTTCAAGGAATTAGCATGCACTTGCATGAAATTTGAGACAGATGGTATTCTGTGTTGCCATTGTTTGAAAGTTTTGGATGTGTTAGACATAAAGCGTATTCCTGAATActatattttgaagagatggACACGGGGAGCAAGAACTATAGTGGTCAATGACAGTAGGGGGAAAGAAGTTGAACAAGATGATGGTATAGGC GATTCTATTTCCCATATATCATCTCAAGCATCTGCAGCTCATCAATCACTGGATGAAGATTATATTTAG